A stretch of DNA from Agelaius phoeniceus isolate bAgePho1 chromosome 4, bAgePho1.hap1, whole genome shotgun sequence:
GAAAGATAGGATCACATATTGAAACAATTAGATCATTGTTTATTAGAGCTTTAATATGACATGCATTTCCCACTGTGGATATTTTTTAGCATGTATCATGATGTGTGTGGGATTACTGTGTTTGTGGGATGTCCTTCCAGCAATGCAAATGCAACTGCAGATCTGGATGAAGATCCTGCATTTCTACCTCTGCTAGcctgctgtgggagcagtgACCAAATCTTCATTGGCTGAATGGGTGGCAGAACTCCACCCTGGTATTTTAACTTTGAGAAAATAAACTTACCAAATAGGTTATATTATCAAAATAAAGGACTTTGGCATGTGCACACATACTGTTTTAGTGCAGTTTGTCCTGAGAGCACAGATGCAAAGCAGGTCCTGTGTACCTCAGGGTGCTGGAAGGAGTATTTCTTCCGTATTTTTATCAAAGGAAGAGGCTTTACTATGCTGCTCAAAGGTTGAAGTTAGAGACCCAAGGTGTGATTCAGGGTGAGGACACTATATCTGGTTTCAGGGAAAGTGAAAGATGAAAATCTTAAACCCTGCTCTCAGTTTGAAGTTTTTAGCTTTAGAAGTCTTTCCCGCTTGGTTCAACTTGAGTCCCCTACAGGAGTGCTGAAAAGTTGCCTTTATTGGATTTTAGGGGACTTGAGAAATGAGTATTAAGAGGAGCAcgtataaaaaaataatttttgcttgCCTATATAATGCCATCACATTTTGGTGCCTCTGAAGTATTAGTAAGTTTTGAACTGTTGATATTTCTAATCCAAATTTACTGAAGAAAATGTTGCTGAAGACCTGAACGAAATAATACCTCTTAATACATTTTATTACCTAAAACCAGTATGGGCTGATGGTGTTTCTTTAATTCAGTCATGTTCTTTCTatataacaacaacaaaaaccaaagttCAGTGAGAACTTCACTGTTCAGCTTTGTCAGCAGTGCAAGGAAGCCAGGGAGGTGTTGGTGTTCTTGGGCTCAACCTTTGCCTTGCCTTACACAAGTATATGGGAACCCCTGTGCCCCTCctttgttttttctgcttttaacagCTACTTTTACAGAATTACTTGTTCAACTGACTTATGTGCATGCAGTTTAGAATAGCAATACAGTTCTCTTCCATAGAACAGGGACCAaatagggtttgtttttttttttttgtggtccTGAAAACTTCTTCATTGTAAAATGCTCAGAATAAGTGGTTGATGTAGTTATTCTTAGTTTGGATCAAACAGAGGAGTCAAAAGTTGGGTGATGATTCAAATGCTGAATTCCCTGTTAATAGGACGGGAAGGTTTACAAAATATGCTAAGCAAGTCCTAGGTGAGCCCCTGAAAAACAAATCCTCAAAACTGACAGTAACAGAAAATTGGCTATATCTTGATATAATTTCAAACCATCTGAAGTGAGGAATTGCTTTAAAATGATAGCCTATTCTGTGTATGGAAACCGATGGAAATAAAGACGATGGAAATATAACGGGCAGTTGCAAAGAACTATATGAGTTTACATGAAATGAGTGTCATCTTACTTTGGGCAGCAGAGCAATTCATTCAAGTTGCAGTAACAGATCACCTCacagcccttcccttcccagaagTGATGTGGCAGAGCATCCTGGACGTGCCGGAGGCTGTCCCTGCCCGCGGGGATGCTGTGGCAGCTGCGCTCCTGGAGGGGCCGCTTGTAGCAGGAAGGGCGCTGGGCAGGCACCGCGGGGGTACCCggcagggagctcagcagcagcagcagcagcatccagagCATCTTCATGTTTGCCAAGCTTCCCACAGCAGGGTGCTAAAGAGAAACGAGGTATGTGACACGGTATTGCTGCTGCACAGGGCTCTTTCCCTCATTTGCTTCCTGCCTTGcgtttttctttcctgtgaagTTTCGGTCATTTGAGCCTGAGTGCTGGAGAGCGTTCTCTCCTAGGAGGTAAATAATATTGCAGCAGAATTGATATTCATTACTTTCTGTACAACCTTGGGAATCCTTTCATTGCCAATTGAGGCTTCTGATGCTGGcaattttgttgtttctttggCCTCTCACCTTGAGAAAATTGCTTTGAGCTGGCCGTGTTTTTTTGGCAATGTAAGTGATTGTATCGATTGCTACCAAACCAGGGGGAAATGTCTGGGTGTGTGTCCTTGCCTCCCTGGCCACTTTGCCTGTCAAAACAAGAGTCACTCACATAAAATAAATAGTATCCTTCCCCATCAGAGTTGTGGAAAAACTGCTTGCTGATTGAATCCTGTGTCATGGGCTGTGTGAGGAACTGAGGCATTAagcagtgtctgcagggctgccacGTGCTGCTGTCCGGGCCTCTGGTATGATACAGCATTAGGGAGAATCTTCttcattgggtttttttagtacTGCAGACTGCTTAGTTGAGTCTTGCTACTGGAGGTCATTATGGTTTAACTGGCTTTTTAAAGGGTGGGATAAATTATCCCTTGCAAAACTCTCCTGCTGGCCACTAggctttcctttgttttgtttaatgtgagctctgctgttctgtgctgctctgcacagtCTGACCATGCCACAAAGCTTTGGATCCTTGAACTTGCATTCACTTTCAAAATAGGCTTTTGAACAATGTTTCAGCTGAATTTTTATTGGTATTAGGAGAGTGGGTTTTTTACCTTTCCTTATGCTCAAACAAAATGAATCTGTTTTCTTAACTGAATTTAAACAGGAATTCTgctcagaaaattaaaataaagaatgaccagctctgcccagcactctCCCTGTGTACTCATTTTTCTTGTGTAAGACTTAAGGAAGACTTTGCTGTCCTTCATCTTGTTGGCACTCTGGAACTGGTGCCCTGACATGACATTATGGGCCAGCCCTGGTCTTCATTGTGGGGCTGAAGATTAAAATGGGCTAACCCAAAAATAACAAAGTGTAAGACAACATCTAATCAAAGACTATCAAGGTGTAAGACAATGTCTAATCAGACTATCAAAGGTGAAGTTAAGATGGTAGAGCTATTATCTAGATAAGAAAAAACATGAGGTATGCCAGCTGTAGATATGACTATAATATGAATTTGTAAAAAATCTTGAGATCACccttgaaaaacaaacaaaaattttaaatatataaatctaCAGTATTTTTTAGTCATTTTTCTCAGATAGTTTTCTTGCCACTATAGTTATCTTCCATTTCTTTAGCCAATGAGTAAAATGCCATGTAAGAAAATCTGGAAATTTAGATTCATATTAGGGATAAAATGCAACAACTCAAAGCTttttagttatttatttttatatttaaacttgggtttttttgaacatcagtagcaaaataaaacattaaaaagtgGCCAATATATTAAAGAACATGAGTGAAGTGAGAATAAGctcttctggggtttttttggcttctGTTGTAGACGCAGAATTCATTGAATAATTCCTTTTAGTTTCCATGAACTTGTATGGGAACTCTTAGTAGAAGACTCCTATAAACTACTAGTTATGGAGCCTTGGGGATCTATTTTTAATTACCTCAGAGTGCAGTATTGAATAACATATTGTCTTTATTAGTTTTAGACCTCAAAACTACTACTCAAATAAAGTAAACATTGCCTGGTGTTTTTTAGACTTGAGTGTAGAATCTGTATTATTATATTCATGGGTTTATTTTGTAGGAGTATAAACACTTTAGTTATGAGGGTTCTGCTCAGAAAAGTCTAATGCTTAAAGAGAAGAAATTTGTTGATACTATACCTAGATAAATGCCAGTGTCAGGGAGTAAAATTTAATCTTCTGTTCAAATAGTTTGGCTTAATTATTTAAGTATTTAATGGAAGAAAATTTCCATGAAAGAGAAAATTAGGAAGCAGGGGTTTTATGCCTTTGTTTCTTATGATTGGATTATTCTGTACTCTTCTACTGAGGATGAGGCATTCATGATACCTTGCTCTTGtgaactttttttaaatttctaataATTCACGTGATCTTTCCATACCTGGAGTTCAACCTAAATGCTCATTTGACCCTGTTGCCAGCTGCCTACCTCCTCACAATTTGTAGGAATTCACTTCCTGAAAAATAGGCACATTCATCCTGAAAATAGGTGCATTCTCTATACACTGTCAATTTGCTAGATTCAAAAATCATAACCTACAGTTTTTAAGGTGATTCTGTAACTCACTTCTTGCCATTTAGTAAAAATAATAGCATATTGCTGTAGTGTGTCATCAGGAGGGTTTTTATGGGTGGGTGCCAAAATCAGTATTAGCTAAGTCAACATGCAGGACAGCTATGGATAGACAGCTCCTCTGACCAGTTATGCATTTTACCAATAATaaacattattattattcagaaaaaaaattataattttgtttctgcttAAATATTTCctctggtgttttttttttttttgtttgtttgtttgttttttgggtttttttttgtagatCATAACCAAACAGAAACTTTTTGTGAAAAGGCTTTTCTTCAAATGGGTATTTGTTTCCTGCGGGAGAGCAGTCCCtattttcagatgaaaggttgcCAAGGAGCTGCAGTGTTCCATcagctccctgcacaggatCGATGCAGACCTTTCAGATGCAGCATCTCTGTCTGACAAACTGCTGCAACTTCTTTTCCTGAGTGCTGTTGAACAGATGTTGGAGTGTCACTGATTGCCTGGGTAAAGAACAGAGCTAGTATGTGCACGTTTGTTTCAAAATGAGTGTCAAAGGCATTGTCTGCTGTTGCATAGCACAGAAGATAGGCTTTTCTCATAAAACAAGTCAGGAAAATGTGATGAACAAATCCAATCACTAATGTGGCTCAGAGACTCATTCATTGCCAGCAAGAATCCTCTTACAGTTCTTTATTTTATAAAGCCTTCTGAAAAGATAGCAATGCCAGGCATGCTAAGCCTGACCAGCTTGCTCTATCAAGATCTTATAATTTCAAATTCTAGCAGGAGTAAAGCCATCTAAAATTACCAAAAATGAGCTCCTTGCATTTGCAAAAATTCTTTTCAGTTaattattttgattattttgaCGTGATGTAAGTAAAGTTTAACACCAAATGCACCTGGGAATACAAGTGCTTTGAAATAATTTGGAGCTTTTCCTAAAGGAAAATGGTTAGTTTGGGAATATGCATGATGAGTCAGGAATTAGTGCTGTCTCTGCTTGTTCAGCTGAGAGTGTTTGAATGATCTTGCCAGGCAATTTGGCACCATGGAGTCTTTGGATCCGCTAGTTGCAGAGGTAATCACACTGAAGAGAAAACCCCAGGTCTCAGCCTCCTTGTCCAAGAACAGCAGGGTAATAGTTCATGAGAAGTGATGTCCTTTAAAGGTCACACAGTATTAGTAGGAGCTCAGGTGTTAGAAAGAGAGATAactgagaaatggcacaaaatgTGTATTTTGGCGCTTCTAGAGATCCTGCATGGTtgggaaaacagaaatatttttaggtTGGTCCATCAACCATTAAAAATATCAATCCTTCATTAAATATATCCTTCTTTTCCCCTTAAATAGGTTATATTTCTAGTTGCCTAATGTTGAAAACGAGAAATCCATTATTGGGTACACTTGGTCTATGTTCTTTTCCAGTTTGTCCAGTGGCATGTACCAGGTTAACAGGTGGCACTTCaaaagcatatatatatataaattgtTTTACTTATTCAAAATGAAATGTATTCTagtgtttatttatttgtcaaGTTTGCCTTTCACAACCACCTGTAAAATGCTGAGTATTTAGTATTTAGGTGTTAGTGCTTGATAGTTAGGTTTATTAGTGCATTACTAAAAAATCATTACACAAGAACTGCATAAATGATAATactgtgaagaattttttccattaaaaaaaatgagttACATCTATTTTGCTTGAACAGTTGGTGCACTGTAAGGACAGCAGCTATTCCACTGAGGACGAATTCCGTGAATTACTGCTTTGTAATTTTCATCAATACCATGATTCTTTCCAGAAACTGAGTTCTCATGAAACCCCaattagttttctttaagaCAGCAATTCATTGTGAAGACACCTCTCTCCATATTATATTGAGAACTGGAAGGCAATTTAGTATATTTAGTGACTTCAGATGTTCATATGGAGTATCCAACCTTGAAGAAAAGCAAGATAGTAAAAGAATTATTTTGATCTGGATCCCAGCCATGCAACTGTCTTGAATGGTACCTCCTGCCTGCAATATAACAGCTTCTCCCAAATCTTCTTCTGCATGTTCCCATTTGTATTTCTAATTCTGTAATCTGTAACTAGAAGGAGCAGGTAGACAGGGATAATTGCAGGAGCAAAACGTACCTTAATCTTCTGGTTCACTCCCATCCACTTTCTTGGCAGCTGTATCCTTTGAGATGTACCCAGAGAGAGCTAGAGCTGGGatgagaggagggagggagggctgatgggagatgctgtacaaacAGCCCTTTGTTTGTCCTTACTCTGCCTGTGAGTGATGAGCACTGTTCTCCAGCAGTGGGTCACAGGATGGGCTCCTCTttcagccactgccagcccagtCTTGGGGCAAAAATGTAATATATCCCTCCCAGCAGGAAACAGTTAATTCATCCAGGATCTGATGCAAAGGTGTCTCCTCAAAGAGCAAAGCATAACACCCAGAAcaagagaagaggaaagatCCTGTGGAATAACTGTGTCTTGCTTGTGGAGTGTGAGCAGGCTGGGGGAAATGGGAAGGAGCAGTTTTCTGGGGTTGCATAGCCAGAAAAACATGGTTTCTATACAGGTGTCTTATTTTGGTGGACAAGAACAGACCTACTCAACAATCTCATGCAGTGCTTTAATTTTTGACTTTGGGATCCTTTCAAGTTTTCTGAAAATgacataataaaaaaaacctttattATTTTAACCAGATTTCTAGTACAGCATGCTCAACGATGCCACGTTATCAAGTTCTTTGCTGAACAATGTTTAATCAACAGGTAAAGCATTACATTGAAGAGTATTTCAGAGGAAGTTATGTTAGACTAACTTCAGATTAATCAAATTATCTGGTACCATAAAAACAAGAATCTTAAATGGAATTGAAATATTATGTACTAATGAGAAAATAGTCTTGAGGGTGAAGCATGTGTCCTCATATTTCTCTTGCAATTTATCTCTTGTTCTACTGCAGCCATTCTGGACCTATTTTGCAATGGGAATAGAGAGGGATGATTGTTGAGCTGTAATTCTTCTATTTTTCTTGTGTGTGTTGTTTTGATTCTGATGTTGTGTTGTAAGAGTTTAGTTTTCTCTGTCTGTTGGTCTGCTTCTAGTACAGAGGTCTGTTAGGAGTACAAAAAAGGTGCCCCAGCTCAGCTGGTTCAGTTTACAATTTGATGTCTTGGTGCTTGTTCATCTTGATTTATTGTCTGCCAGAAGTGAGCTCAGGCCTCTGTAAGAAGTGCACGTCCCGTGTTCTGCTGCCTCAGCAAAGAGAGTGGGTAAATGGCACTTCTAAACACTTATTTAGAAGCAAACCTTTGGAAACTGAGCCTGCCTACTCATGGTGCTCCCATCCAGCAGGGTCCTGCCCGCTctctgctggagatgggcagctgggatggagagagCAGGATGCACGGCTGTGCCTCTGCCTCTAGTTCTGGTTAGAAACGTGAGGAAGGACATTTTTGCCACTGTGCTTACACGCACATGTCCACTTCATAGGGGAGGGAGGAGATAGCTGCAGGCAGCGGCtgtcagagcagggcagccttGCCTTTTCAGGGTGACAAAAcgcctgctgctccctctgccttgCTCCTGAAATTCTTCTCTGGTGCAGAGCCCCAGCGTTCCGTGCCTTAAATGAGATCAGGGTAATGCCTGCGGAGTGCGCGGTGTTCCGGGGCAGCGCTCgccggggagcagggagcaggcgGGGAGCCTGCCGGCCCTGCACGGCACTGCCCAGATATAAACAGGGATAAAActgggagaagagagagagCATAGCGTGCTGAAGCTCTGGATTGGAATGCCTTTTTAGTTACTTGCAAATGAATTCTGGTCTGAGTAATTTGAGAGTTTTATCAGAAGGTGTAAGAAAAGTGTATTAGGATTATTaacttgctttctttttaagttttcttgtgttttccaGGGAGCAGATGTGTTTTCAGAACTCTTTTTCAGAGCTCTGTCTGGACAGCAGTCCAGTGAGCTGGCAGTTTTGTACATAAATTGGAGTATGTGAGGGATAGTTTTCTTCAGGAGATGTCTTGATGCATTTTGAGAAAAGACAGTTCAAACAAATTTGGTGTTTGGctggtaattttttttgctCTCCTCCATAGTTCCATGTATGATATTTTCAGTCACTGAAAACTTCCAGGAACGAGAGGAAGTTTTCTCCCTTGTGATGCTGCTACAGAGTTGAGACTGAGAAACAAAGTGGGATCTGGAGGAAGCAAAAGTTTTGAGGAATTTCACCAGCGAAATGCCACCCAAAAGGAAATCACTATGACCGCTGTAAAATAACCCTTTAAGGAGTTAAAAGTGAGGTATGGGAAATGAATGGAAGGGCTGGGGAGCCTGCATTGGGAGAGTGCATAGCAGTACTTCCAGATCttgccttccttccctttctccacTTTGCCCCTGACCCACTGAATATCTGTTTCTCTGCTGTCTGTCTCGCTCCTTGTCTCTCCAGCCCTGATGgccttttcttcattttcagtttCCTTGGGCctttctgctccagccccacatccccgtgggctcagcagccggtgtctggcacaggctggcagggtgccagctctgacagaggGCTATTGAACACTGCAGCAGCCTTTTTGTTCCCTACCATGGCATCTGGGATCTACAGGGGAACCAGGAGGAAATCTTGCTTTTTCACCCTCCTTCATCTGTGTAGAGAGAGTAATCCTGAGCTGTGTTTGACTCATTTTGTTTGGAGACACTCTTTTAGATGTACATATATCCCTGTTTCTGTCTGAAGAGCTATGGCATTATTAGAGGTAGGATGCAAAGCAGAgctcctttgggttttttttttcctcttccccaggctgaaaTCAGTGAGAAGTGATGGCCCATGAGGAGGCAGTGGCAGATGGAGGCAGGAGGGGGTGTGACAAGGTAGCAGCAGCAATCTGTAAGAGAGAAGTAGTTTTCAAAGGAGAATGGCCCCTGGTAGGGTgagacagaagaaagaaaaggcagcaTTAAAATTCATCTGCAAAAGCATGGCTGTCTCTGACATGTAGCATTATTCTAGACTAAATTTGTGTAACATGCCCTgggaaaattgtatttttcttctttttttcttttatttttaagcacCCAGTGCACTCTAAAATGTGCTTTGCATTTTTAACGTGAGCCACGCAGGTTTAGCTTTTTGCTGTCAATGAAAACCACTTTGCATCTTATTTGTATCCTTGATACCAACACTAAGCTCTTTTCAGGCTGACAGTGAGAAATAGCAATGCATCTCCACTCCCAGTAAATCTCCTTAAAAGATACCACTTTACCTTTGAGTTAACTGGCTCATTCATACATAGAGCTCATATAAGGAGATCTATAAGGAGCCCCAGAACCTGATTTTGGCAGATGATGCAGTCTAAAACTGTACTTGAAGATTATAAAAGAATATAAGTATTATAGGGATGCATAAAGACCTTGGAGACATAATGCCAGTAGTAATGACAGTGCCAGCAGAGCTAAGATATTAACTGCTGTCACCATTTGTTACAGGACCACAGTGGGTTAGGGACCTGGGATTCAATCATCAGCACAATGGGCTTTTAAGCAAAGATAAAAGTCTTATGTGTTCATTTTGCAAGTACACATAAGTGTAAAACAAATATATCTCATGCCACATTTTTCATCACTCAAATTTTATTGTATCAGTCAGAAAAAGTATTTGGAAAcagtttttgcctttttattttgtgtaatttttttttttcatttgttctcttgattttttcttttattttaaagaaaatgtgcTGTTAAATGCTCTACAATTGCCTTTGCAATTCTTGCATGTGATAATTTGCTTTATGCCTTGTACTTGCATTAGCCTGGGGGATTCATCTGAGTTTTCTGGAACACCTTCATTGTTTGTTCTGTACAGTACTTCTTGTTCATCCAGCATTTCTTCTATTCCTTGCCTTTGTTTTTGGGCACTGCTTTACTTCCAGCTGCTGTTTTCTGCACAACTCCTTTATTTCCTCTCTCTGTCTGATTTTTGGCTTACTGGTATTACTGTCAGTTTtcacaattattttttctgcagGTTGCAAGCTGTGCTTGGTTAAAATGGAAACCCAAAGTACAGGGCTAATCAAAGGCATCTTTTAGTGTATTTCCTCAGATCAATGGCCTCTTGGCAcgctcaggctgctgctggcttttTCTCTGAAGGCAGAGAGGATGCAGTATACTCAGAACCTGCTGATGTAATGAACCATTAGTTTCAGACAGGCCAAATGAGTCAATGTTTTGAGTGTGTATATAGAAAGTTTGGTGTCTCAAGCTGGCAAATGAATCTGAATGTGttattgaaaaattatttttaattgagaAACGATGCCCAGCCATCACAGATATTGCTTGTGTGATACCTAGAAATCCATGCCTGCTCTGATTCTCTAATGACTCAGGATGTTATTGGCTCTGTCGCCTGCGCTAGTTTCTGTCtagttaaagaaaataaaactgacaataaaaacaaaacctgcaAACCTAATTATAAGATTTGGCGTAGTTTTCTTTAATCACCACCACCAAAACCATGGTTGCTGCACTGCCTATTGgagggctgtgcctgtcccaTGGCAGCTGTGGCCCTACGCCAGGCTGCGTGCTGCGCgctcagctctgcagtgttGCAGTGGCACCATGAAGGCTTGTCCAGCCTCCAGACTGGGCAGCCAGCTGAGCCCTGAAAGGCTTCAAGAGTGACCACGTGAGGCAAGAGCATCATTGCCCAGGTTGGCCAGCCTAGGGAGGACAGCCTTAAAAAGGAACAAGATGGGAAGGAAGATGGCAGCCCAAACTGCGGGAGGAAGCCATCGTAACCTTGAGAAACTTGCAAAAGAAtcaggagcagagagaggatTCTGTGCAGCTAATGGTTAGGCTGCCACTTAAAGGGCCTGGAGAAACAGGCTGTCAGGAACACCATGGTGTTCagcaaaagcaaacacaaagtCCTGGATGTGAGGAAGAATGGCCCCAGGCACTACAATGGGCTGGAGCACAGCTTTGAGAGTAACCTCTGAGCGTCCTGGATGGCACCAAGATGGATGAGCCAGCAGTGGACTcttgcaggaaaaaaagccaacagTATCCTGGCAAGAGGAGGAGTGATGTCAGCAAGCTGGGGTGGTGATCCTTCTCTTCTTCACTGGTCAGACACACACTGAATGCTGAGTCCAGATCTGAGTGACCTAGTGTGAAAGGAATGTGGATGAACTGGAGTGAAACCAGTGAAGGGCCACAAAGGTGAttgagggactggagcatctatTGTACAAAGCCTCTGGAAGAGCTGGGAgtcttcagcctggagaaaggatCTTGTGTATCTCTCCATCTAAAAATACCTGATGTGGGTTAGGCAAAAGAAGGAGCCAGACTTTTCTTAGTGGTGCCAGTAGCGGGACAAAAGGCAGTGGACACCAGCTTGACCAGAGGAGATTGAACCTCAAAATCTAAAGAACTTTTTTATCTGTGAGCAAGGTAAAACAGTGACCACAGAGACTATGGAGATCTTTATATCTCCTTAGAGATATAAGACCCCAGCTGAATACAGGCTAAGaccaaactgctgcagctgacCCTGCCTGCAGGAGTGTTGGACTGCTTGGTCTAAAGAGGGCTCTCTCAACCTCATCTGCTCTGTGATTTCAGCCCCTCACTCAAGTGAAAATCAGCTAGCAGTGCAGCATAGGCTCTGAACTGTACTCACCCATACTGAGTGCACCATCTTGAGTGAGCTTGTGTAATTGTGGTTTTACAAAGCAAATCTTTTGTTTGCAAACTCCCTGTCTGTCCCTATTGCTTTTTGTCAGGTCACAGCCCAGATGCACTGGAAGAGCAGCAAATGTCCCTGTGTTGTGGCAAGTGATTGTGTATGCCATCATTAATTTCTGAACATTAAGTATCAATGGAAAATTTTGTTTCCTTAGGAGCCTCTGATGAGGGGTTTTTGCCAAAATCTTTCTGAAGACTGCAGATGCTGTGATAGAAGCTGAATGACTCTTAGACTTAGTCACAGTTCATGTCACAGTGATGTTCTTCCACCTGCCTTACCTGCCAGGAATAGTTTTGGGGTATAAAAGCTGAAAGGTCTTCTGCCTTTGAATCTCAACAGAACTTCTTAATTTGTTGATAGGTAATAATGAGCTCATTTTAGATGTTTATTGACAGGAAAAGGATTTGTTTGTCTAATAACTAACATAGAGTAATAGTTACAGTTCTTAAGTATTTGCCTTATTTTTGCAAAGTTGTCCCTCTGGCCTCCTTTATCCAAGGAATTATTACCCTCAGCTTCAATTACATGATCCCTTGGTACCTTCAAATTGATTTACAAAGGTTTTGCACCTGTAAAGGGCTGTAGCTCCTGAGAAGAactgcagcttttttttcccaggtcTTTATGAATCCTACAGCTATTGATAGTAAATGCTACCAGCTTTGGGGATAATACAGAATAGCTAGCATGTCCACTGGTGTTGATAGAGCTAATGGTATCTGTGGTATTTCATATTTCATGAGATGAAGACTGTAGAGACTTGTTAATTACACCTATGTGTGTACCCCAAATGAAGCCCCCCACAAGGAATTTGGAGGTTTCACCCAAGCATTACTGCTGCTGGCTGACACTGCATTCTGCAGCCctctgaaatatatttttaaaagatcagTCTTTGGCTCTCAGGCAGACATGGCTCTATCAGAGGATGGAAATGAAGAGAGGAGCATCTCCACAGTCTGCAGCATTCTCCAAGAGAAGTGAGACAGAGTGCTTTGCTCCTGGAAGGGCTGGGTTAAGTATGCTGTGGGCCCTGGGTGAAATCCTGCCTCTGTTTCTTTAATGTAATGAATGAAGAGGAATTTTACTGAAATCACTTTTCATTTCAGACTTTTATTCTGcactcaaaaaacccaaaacttatAATGTACAAGCTACAAATTGCATCCATAACTGACATTGAGAAAGAATGGTCCCTAGACTTTTGGGTAACAAAACTGTAAATCACAGctgaaacctttttttttttgaatgataTTAGGCTTGACACTCAACAGAGACAAATAATAATGGTCTTATTTGTAACATATGTCAGTGCAGCTGATTTTTAGTCAGCCTTAACTGCTAAAGGA
This window harbors:
- the SCRG1 gene encoding scrapie-responsive protein 1 is translated as MGVNQKIKHPAVGSLANMKMLWMLLLLLLSSLPGTPAVPAQRPSCYKRPLQERSCHSIPAGRDSLRHVQDALPHHFWEGKGCEVICYCNLNELLCCPKDIFFGPKISFVIPCNSQ